From the Lathyrus oleraceus cultivar Zhongwan6 chromosome 4, CAAS_Psat_ZW6_1.0, whole genome shotgun sequence genome, one window contains:
- the LOC127073323 gene encoding uncharacterized protein LOC127073323, with protein sequence MFHLRALLYLNKVSSTPKCYLLLLKPHSFNFFSSTTTTTTTTTQNSFTISYLTNNCGLSPQDALKASKRIHFNTPHKPDSVLTFFKTHGFSIQHTQSIIRRIPHLILSNPIKTILPKFQFLASKGASPTDIVATVTRSPFFLCASLHKHIIPSFQLVRSFCPSDKKAIDSIIICPTSISDRLMKPNLQFLIDSGVTPSSIYGLFCSRPSVICSADLREVVEEIKGLGFHPSNYKFCLALLAKRAITKSQWDAKIDAFKCWGFSEDAIFNAFKRNPKIMLRSADKLNAVMSFWIKELGWDPSLLMAAPDLFEFSLEKRLIPRALVVRYLLSKGLIKKGASLRTPFHLSDDLFMKKYVNCYEKESSRLLRLYQGKNASI encoded by the coding sequence ATGTTTCATCTCAGAGCTCTTCTATATCTCAACAAAGTGTCTTCAACCCCAAAATGTTACCTTCTTCTTCTCAAACCCCACTCTTTCAACTTCTTCTCctccaccaccaccaccaccaccaccaccactCAAAACTCTTTCACCATATCCTACCTCACTAACAATTGTGGTTTATCTCCACAAGACGCTCTCAAAGCATCAAAACGCATCCATTTCAACACCCCCCATAAACCCGATTCCGTTCTCACCTTCTTCAAAACCCACGGTTTCTCCATTCAGCACACACAATCCATTATTCGCAGGATTCCTCACCTCATCCTTTCCAACCCCATCAAAACCATTCTCCCAAAGTTTCAATTTTTAGCTTCCAAAGGCGCTTCTCCCACCGACATAGTTGCCACCGTCACTAGAAGCCCTTTTTTCCTCTGTGCAAGTCTTCACAAACACATCATCCCTTCTTTTCAATTGGTAAGAAGTTTCTGTCCCTCTGATAAAAAAGCCATTGATTCGATTATCATATGTCCCACTTCCATTAGCGATCGTCTCATGAAACCAAATCTTCAATTTTTAATTGATTCCGGTGTCACTCCTTCAAGCATTTACGGTTTGTTTTGTTCTAGACCTTCTGTAATTTGTTCTGCTGATTTGAGGGAGGTTGTGGAGGAGATAAAGGGATTAGGGTTTCACCCTTCCAATTACAAGTTTTGCTTGGCATTACTAGCCAAAAGGGCTATCACCAAATCACAATGGGATGCCAAAATTGATGCATTCAAGTGCTGGGGTTTCTCTGAAGATGCAATTTTTAATGCATTTAAAAGGAACCCTAAGATTATGCTTCGGTCTGCGGATAAACTCAACGCGGTCATGAGTTTTTGGATCAAAGAGCTTGGTTGGGATCCTTCCCTGCTCATGGCCGCCCCGGATCTTTTCGAATTTAGTCTAGAGAAAAGGCTTATTCCAAGAGCTTTAGTTGTCCGGTATCTTCTATCCAAAGGTTTGATAAAGAAGGGTGCTAGCTTGCGTACACCGTTTCATTTGTCTGATGACTTGTTCATGAAAAAGTATGTCAATTGCTATGAGAAGGAATCATCTAGGCTATTAAGGCTATATCAGGGGAAGAATGCTAGCATATAG